TCGGTGACGCCACAGGACAGAAATGTTAAACACTGGGAGATCTACAAGGAGGAAAACATAATAGTATAGAGGAATATTGGCGGGCTTCGAGTTGGGTACGAAGGTCTACACTGTCCAGAGTCTGAGGAGAAAGACACCATGTCATGGTGTTGTGATGGCTCAGCCCTTGGTTGCCAGTGGCTGTCTTCGTGAGGTTCGGACAGTTTTGCACATGGTTGGGCTGATGACTTCCTTTCTTGTAAGCTGTTCCTTTATTCGATGACATCGCCCAAAGATTCTCTAGACTAGAGTACCCCCTCCACATGTAAGGTAAAGATTTATGTCACATCCGAGATTGCTATTCCCTTTGCCTTTGCCATCCTTCAGTGCGACAGCTTGTGTTTCCCAGCCCATTGACCTGGATATTATTAAaagtcagggggagggggtagtggGAAGGGGAGGgttgcagggggagggggggggggggggcacaggatGAACAGCTGGGGTTCTTCACAATCTGGTGCACATCTGCCCTGTTCTTGTAGAAGCCCAGTTTGCAACCCAGAGATTCAGCGTCCATCCTTCTGGCCAAAATGTGTGTCTGCTCCTCTTCTGTCCAGTCGGCCCGTCTCTCCGCCCTCCAGGACACATGGGTCTGCTGATTTCCTTTAGCAGAGGATTGGTGGTCTTTAGCTTGACACGGCTACAGCTAAGTCATGTCGTAAATCCCTTGGTATGTCGTTTGGTAAAGTGTCTTTTGTGAGGTCAACTCGTTTCATATCCCAGGTAAAGGAAATAGAAGCAATTTgttagaaaaagaaaagaaatgggGAGGTCAGATATACTTGTCTGGAGTTAACCACTCTTTCTGCTCAGTCTCTTTACGTTCATATTTACAGGAAACGGAAGATAAGCAACAATGACATCAACAACAACGACAACATAGACAACAATAATAGCGATAGTAAAGGTTGAAGGACATTtaataattaaaaaacaaaGAATATCTTTGCGTTCTTGAAATCATGGCAAGTCAATATGACCCGATATGGAGCTCTTACTGCTTTGTGGTCACTTCTCGGTCCAAGATAGATTGATCGTCGCCATCTCTCTTTGTTAGCACATTCGCTTTAGCATTAGCATCTTTGAGTAAGTGAGGCAAGTGAGACAGTCATGTTGGGGGTTagggcaggtgaggagaggagagttaggGACGATGGAGTAtatgtgggaggggagggggggttgagcGTCTGCCAGTATTAGCGCGCCGCGGTTTCGAGGGCGGTGGAGGGGGTGCCTGGGGTAGCGGAGCGAGGGGTGGCGTTGGCAGGCGGGGTTGCGGCCGGACTACCGGCCCCGCTGCTCGGGGtggcagaggaggagctgaCTGGGGCGGGGGTCTCGGGCCCCGGGGCGGCCCCTCCTCCTTGTTGCTGTTGCTGGGCCTGGAGGGTTTGGCCACACACGTGGTGGTGCTTTTCCCAGTCCTTGTGCTGGCAGAAGGAGCCGCAGTAGCGAGCTGTGTTGCAGCCGCTGCAAGTCTCGCTCGCCTTGCGCCCACAGTTCCAACAGCTCTAAATGGATGgataggagagaaaagagggttaCAACCACGTTCAAAACGCTAACAGACATAAAAGTCATTTTAACACATTCCCCACAGTATTTGATACTCATGTTCAAGGacaggaaaaacaaacaaacattgatATCTCCTTTTCCCTTGCTGAATCTATTCAAATAAAAATGATTTACCGAGGCACATTAGTAACACGTTAGCTCCTCCCAAACTAGAGAGGAGATCAAGCTCTGGTTCAGATTACACCTAAGCTCTTTCTGTATACCTTCGTCAAGCTAACGACGAAGACAATTATGACAGCATGTTGGTGGTGCACCAGAGACGGCAGACCACAGTTATAAACAGCTACTGAACCTGATTTGGGGAGGTTTGAAAAAGGgagcaaacccccccccccctccacccccttctgTAAACATGACTCTCGCAATCAAAGTCAGATGTGTGTCTGCGTCcgattccaccccccccccaactgatTAACCACTGAGGTTGCCAACAGCAATTAGTAACTGATCTCTGCTTTCTCCGTTTCCCAATGACAAATCTGTACTACCTTTCCAAACACGGTAGCGAATGTGGGGGGGGAGCATAGAGGagtgttggtggtggggggtggcacAGACAGACTTGACTGCGTTGGTCATCTAATTGGTTTGCTGTTTCTCTTAGGCTGTCGTTAAGATCTTCTTTTGCCTTCGGAGTGATCATGGCGACAACTAATCGTCCTCTACCTTGTTGTTTCAAAGCTTTACAAGCTAACGAGATCATCAGTCCAGAAATGAGCATTTGAATACTTGATACATCATGAATGACTCGTTAAAAGTATGTAGGTTGTgggaattggggggggggggggcgctggttCTACCTCGCTGGAGTCCTCCTGCTGGTTGATGACCGTGAGCGCGTCCTCGGCCGCTTGTCTCTTGGCCTCAGCCACAGTGCGCTCCATCTTGGCGCGCTCGGTGCTGATCATGTCGTGGGCCTTGCGCTCAGCCTCCGCCACTGCCTTCTGGAGCTCCGACATGGCCTGTCTCTTCACCTCGTTCACAGCCTCTTCTGAAAGACAGGGCGGGAGAGGACCTCAAATACCCAGCTGACAAACCACGGTGAAATCCTTGTACTTTCTGAGCCAGCTTGCTGCCCCTGACAAGGCTAGTGTGGTGTGCCAGGTTTGAAGGACCCAGGTTCGCTTACTTAACACCTGTAGATTAATGCATCTGCTGTCACTTTTCCTTTTCCAAATCCGACTCAGCAGTCAAATTTGGAGTCTTTAAAACTTGAGATGTTGACAATGTGAGACTGCTCCTTTTATCTACTGAAGCCTGAGCTTTCAACGAAAACAAAGGCTTGCGGATTTCACGTGTCCTACTTGATTTTTAACACTAATTCCCTTATTTCCTGTAGCTCAGGTGTTTGTAAAGGAAGGACTGTGAACTGAGAGCTAAGTTGAAACAAATTTATGTCTTTGCATATCAAAGACCAATTAGCACATGCCTTTGAAAAAAGAATTGTAGCATGTGTAATTGGTTTGATCCACTAGCAAGTGAATGCATGGTGTTTAGAAATCATGTGTATGCCTAATTGCAAAATTAATTGGACTGATGATTCCTGTCTTTGATTATGATGGGTAAACATCatagaaatacatttttgttggtATTGTTTTGCTTTCGATTTATAGTGAAACTTCTGTGTAAAGGTGCAATGGCATTGATCTCAGGTAATAGAAAAAAAAGCAATGTAACAATTTTGGAGTAATTTTCTGCCTGCGTGCTCGCTAACCTGAAAGCGTGGGTGTTAAACAGTGGAATTCCAGCTGAACGTCAAAGCCAGGCAGTTCTCTTTTGTTTGCTCCCATCAAGGCAGTAACTGGACTAATTGTGTATGCAAATCAAGCAATTTATATGCATTTCCATTGTGATCCCAAAGGCCCATGCAGCGTGGAATGTGGGGAACTGGTAGGGCATCGTGCAAGGTGCTTGAATATTTATCACCGACTGTAAACATTTAGCCCACTGAAACAGATGTATTCACTGCAGTCTGCCGTTGTGTAAAGAATATAATTTTGCAAACCTCGTACGTATTCAAAGCTGTCACTTTCACACCACAATAAATTCTTGAAAATAATACAGCGGACTAAAAAAAGATTGTGTCACAAACATGGATGAAACAAGGAACGCATACACCTCTTTCTATCCAATATATTTCCATCTTCCAATAGCCCAGTTGTCCTCCCCTCAATTGGAGAGGCATGCTGCCTTTACATAACACCATATCAAAACATCTACATTCATCTGCACGTATAAGCTATTTCATAAAGGTAGACATTTTCTCTATTGTGATTGAgctaaattgtttttttttctctctccactggAACTTAAATCTACTGTGAAGTCTGAGGTCATGGAAATTGTTCAGTGCTTCTTGATATATGCCTTGTGCAGGGAAGTGTGATTACACCAAACACCACAGATGGAAGATCAgtctgaagagaggagagctggTAGTCGAGTCACGGCTGTGCTACTCAATTCAATTTAAATGCATATTACTTGTTCCGAGTATCTTTCACACATCACGCTTGGTCAAGCAAGGGCGTCAATTTCATTCCTCTCGGGGGTTTCAAAGAAGTGCCATTGACTGGTAGATACACAGACGAGATTGCCTTTCACAGAACTCTTCCTGATATTCTAGAACATTCCCTCAGCAGTTTAGAACATTGTAGCCACTGTCCTAGAACATCAATAACGACCATTCCAGGTCAGTCTATTTAAGTGTGGAACCAGGAAGTCTTTTAAACAAATCAGTTCGCTTTATAAATATGATCTGGTAATTTTTTTACAGTATTATAAAAATGTCTTATGGTATGACAAACCAGCCTCGGTTACAAAAAACAACAGCAGAATTCATGCTTCTGTACCTCTAATGGCTAAACCATTAGACTGCTGTAAAAAACGAGGTTGGATTACtcaagctttaaaaaaaaagaaaaaaatacagaacCGTTAAAACCATTTCATGATCTGACATCATATTTGGAGTGTGCAAACCTCATACAGAGAAACTCTGTCTTCCAGGCTTACTATTGTATAATTCACGTAGTATTCTTTCTCTAGTGTGTAGAAGTCCGTCCAAggcttctgtgtctgtagctttagaGTCTCTAGTTGAGGAGAGGCTGAGTGCTCTAAGGCGTTAACATTCTAAAGGGAGGCTCTTAGTCAGAGAATAGCAGAGTGTTTCTGTTTGAATAATAAGTGTTTGAATGCCGCAGACAGATGAAAAGGACACCTGTTTTAGGTTTAGAAGCTCGCTAATAACTACGCGGTCGCAAAACGCTAGGGAGAGCATCGTGCGGCAATTTTCGTCAATGCAAAAGGTTCGAATGTATAGGGGGAGGATTCCGAGTGAACCCTGGTGCCACGCTGGTGTTctaaacaatgtgtgtgtgtgtgacttcatTGGGTGCGTGTTACAGGACGCTCTCAGTGGGGCAGGAGGGCCACTCACCGGCTTTCTTCCAGATCTCTTCCGGAACATAACCAGACACGGGCCTGTGCATGAGCTCCCTGTGGATCTCTgaaaggcgcacacacacacacgcacgcacacacacacacccacacacatacacacgcagtcATGTCATCTGTCAGGAACCAAACACCAACAATGTTCGACTCTAACTGTAAACAACCATACCACAAACCACTAATCCAAACGTTAACCAGTTAACCTCTATGCTCTATCCTCCTAACCTCTATGTTCCAGCTGAGGCCGTTTGAAAGTGCAGTAAGGACCTAGaagatagaaaaaaaaaattctgcttTCGTTCAAGTCCTCCGTACCTGGCGTGGCGGTTTCCTGTCCGGCCGGGCTCTGCTGCCGTGATTGGCTGCTGCCAGTGCCCTTCTTCAGGTCCTCGGCGTCGCTGTAGCGCCTGATCCAATAGTTGAGCTCCTCGCGGTCGGCCTCCTGGCAGCGGCGCAGCACGGTGAGCGAGCGGCGCGTCTTCTCCACCATGTCCATGATGCAGTTGAGGAGCTGTGGAGGGGCAAGGCGCtgagtacacgcacacacagacaaaggctTCACTAGGGCTGAACtgccacacagatacacaccaaTGACAACGAGCCGTCCACGCGTCGGCCCCCCCGTTCTGAACTGAACTGCTTGCGGACacggactcacacacacacacgcccgccCCCCCGCCGCGCGAGGTACTCCAGCGTGAATGCCCCCGAAATCGTTCAAACTGAGGGCCGCACGCGATCGAAGTACTGTAAGTGCACACTCGCATATGAAAACGTTTTCTCCCTTTTCCAAAAAATGCTTATCTCTCTTTAAGTCAACCTTGGCTACAGCAGTACGTAgtcattctcaaacaaaactattgaatccaccccccccccccccccaattattTTCACCATCTTTTCAAGCGACACACCGACTCTGTAGTCACAGAAAGAGCTAGAGGTGGACTAGGCACAGTAtagtaataaaaaaatgttattACTTTTCTTACATGGTCAAGGTGTTTCCACTCCTCGGCCCATTCCCTCTCTGTGAGTCTGTGGTCAATGACCTCTTCCTGTCGACTCCCCCCATGCATCCCTGTGAAGCGAtacaagaggagggaggggacggagggatgccaagggaagagagatggatgaaaCGCCCAGCGATGGAATGGATAtagaagagaggaagatggaggtacGACGGACAGAGGGGAAATAGAGTGAtgggacggagggggggggggggaggggagataaATAGAGGGTTTGGAAAAATGggggcgagagtgagagagagctagtCAGTTGCTGCCCGCTCATAGACAGACCCGCATGGAATATtccttcttcctgtctgtccatcATTTATTAGCTCACGGATGACACACTGCCTtcaacccctctctccttccctccacccccctcaccgcCGCCCCATCTCTTCCATCTCCAGAACTAGCCTGAGGGGATAACCACCTAGCTGGCGAGTGAGACCCACACTGATGAAGCTAACACACATTCTCATCGACATCCATCACTGGGCCAGACATGGTTAATGTCTTTGGTATTTTTAGACTGAACTAGTCACATGCACTGAGGGCAGAAGCTTAAGCCTCATCCACAACGCGATACACTCAAGACAGATTCTTCTCTCTTTGTgcagtgaccccccccctcccaaccatgaccccaacccctccccccagccccctgtctcTGTATAACCCCCCCAGGCTCTGACACTCCTTcacttcccctccccacctttctctcctcctgcttcaTGCTTCCTCAACTCAACCTTaatcaccctccctccctccctccctccctccctccctccctccctccctccctccctccctccctccctccctccctccctccctccctccctctcccgggGGGGCTCGTACCCAGCGGCCGTGGCCTCTCCCTCAgctccccgcccccgccccccccgccaccGCCgcggtggttgtggttgtggttgggCGGGTGGCGGTAGGGCGAGTCACGGTAGTGGTGGGCGATGGCCATGTCGTCCAGGCGGTAGTGCTGTGGCGGGTGGGGCGGCGGGTGCGGGTGCGGCGGCGGGGGCGTGGGGTGGGCCAGACCCCCGTTGGGCtggtaggaggagaggccgTTGGACGGGCTGAAGCGCTGGCCCGGGCTGATGGTGCAGGGCCTCTTGTTGGGGTGCTCCGCGTGGAGGGAGTCCCGCTCAGGCCCAAATCCATTCTCTTTGGTTCTgcggagggggagtgggggaggtggagcgagagggtgtgggggggggggggggggagggtgaggaggaggagggaaaagaaaaggagatagGTGGAGGACatcaggtgggaggagggggaggcgaggggtgaagaggaagggaaggaggaggtcaAAGTGGGAGGCGGGgtaagaggagaaagagattgGAAAAGAGGTTTGGAAaacgagagggggaggaggaggggaaggaggcggAAGGAAGAGACggtggggagagaaaggaaaaggggggaaaggagaagaaggaaggaggaaaaaGGCAGAAAGGTAAGTTTTTCTACAGCTCAACAGTCCTCCTAAGAATGCCCTTCATGGCAtgatgcacacacatgtactttGCACGTGGGGAATCTGGTGGTAAATTGTTGAGGCTGTTTCAGGGAAAAGTTACCCCTCGGTGTGTGtaatacaggtgtgtgtgttcatgtgcacgtgtgtgcctATTGACATTTCAGGGTTAAACCCCTCTAGCCCTTCCTCCCATCCCCTTCCTCCCATCCCATGAAAAAGCGAGCggaaagtgtgtgcgtgcacgtgtgcgtgtacatgtgtgtgtgtgtaatggattTTCCCCTGAGGTCTGTTATCAATAGTGGCTAGTGTGGGCTAGTGCTGGGGGCGGGGGCTGGAGATAGGGATGAAAGTATGTGCTGGATTAAAACCTCAGCACGGACACGCGTGTGCTGCGAGGCCTGtgcatctctgtctttctctctctctctctctctctctctctctctctctctctctctctctctttctctctttttctcacttctcttttccctccacagaaaCAGATTGAACTTCTTAATGAGCAATTTTTTATATGGTTTCCTAATGCTCAACCCTGGCAGTCCATATgttccatccctccctgctccctttcCTGCACCCTCTTCCTCTAttatgccccccccctcccacacacacacacactgtgccagTGGCATTCCTGGTCTGCAACAATGCTGATTTGTAAACACATACATaggcacacgcacactaacacatacagtgtacacacacacacaagcagaccaCACACTAACTCAAGGGCAGGCACTCACACTCATGcttacacatagacacacacacacacacacacacacaatctgtatGTATGCATAGGCACAATTGTCTTCCCCTTTTCTATGGTGCAGCAGTTCTATCCATACTTCATTGGCTTATTCAAATAACTATGCGGCAATATGGTATACATAACATACGATGAGTATGACTACATTGACTCTTACACAAACCTTACTTGGGGAAGGAAAACAAACTTGTGCAAGACTTCCGCAATGCAAAAAGGCACAGCATTCCGAGGTGCAATGTGTATTCCTAACCAATTCCCCAAGTCCTGTGATATTAATCAGATGGGAATTGACCATGCATTGTATTCTGTGATTAAGGACCGGTGACATTTCCATTCATATTCCGATATCCCTTTGCTTGGGGTCCAATAAGGAAGCAGAGCAGAGGTAAGCAGAAACAAGAGATGCTTAGCTAGCCGGATCGGTGTGGAGGGCTCATCTGTATGTGTTAGCCTATCTccccaggctcacacacacacacacacacgcacgtgtacacaaacacacacacactcatacacacacttagaTGCACGCCAACATGCCTGACCTCATAGGTGAACGAATGCATGGATAGACGCAAgcttgcacacgcacacacacacacacacacacacacacacgtacagacataAAACTGCATATCTTCcgtgctaacacacacacacctacctcccCATAGGCTCACCCTCTGCGTCGCACACAGCAGTAAATATGCAGGTATTACAGAAAAGAAGGCAGCTCAACCAACCTCTGGGAACTGAGGTGAGAATTATTCATACCTGAtcctctatttctttcttttttcccctcagcAAATATAAAAAGTAAAAATGTCTCCCTgcttgtatgtatatatataaatatatatataataaaacatttttaaaaagtTATTCCCGTAGGAATTTTCCTCTCACAAGTCGAAAAGCACACATCGGCCTCAGCGTTATGGCCGGAATATGGAATATCGGTTTTCTGCCTCTCTGGAGGCTTGACTAGAGACTGTGAGTCTGGAGGCCTCGGCTCGGTTTTACGGTGTTCACGTTCCCTGGATCGCTCGTCTCAGCTCCCTTCTGCTGAGCTGAGGAGCGGAGGGCCAAGGACCACGGACGGAGCCCCGAGTCTTACTTTAACACTCACACACGGTGACGtggacactcacacacctgcacacacacacacacacacacactgcacactccATTCTCCAGATGGGAGTTTGGCCCTGACTCACATGCCTCTGTCTTGGTGGACACAGCTGGTTGTGCACCATTAAGGAGAGGAGCTGACAAACCCAATGAGCCACGCCACAGGGCCCAGAGTGCTGAAAGGATGCACCCCGGCACAGAACAGAACATCTCATATTCTTGACAGGTCCATCTCCTGTCTGCCTCTGAGCAGTGACGGCACAAGACCCCAACCCCTCGACATCCCCTCACCAGGAAGCATATCATTAGACCTGCTTCTCCTGTTATTAGGATCGCAGCCCCACAGGCGGactcatccatcatccatcggTTGGCAGCCCCGTTCCCATATGCCAGGCGTGCGCCACACGGTGTGGAACCGGCGGTTCCCCTCATTCAACCCAACGCTCCACGGAACCTAACCCTCGCCCCGATCAGGCGATCGCCCGGGGGACTCCGAACCCCCCGATCGTGCGACTGCCGCCTGCAGAGTTTGAGCCGGACTCACCTGTCGGGCGTCCTCCTCTTGCCGTTGTCGTTGACGTCCAGCATGAGCTCGGAGGAGTCCACGGGCGAGGAAGTGCTGGTGTCCAGGAGGAGCTGCTCGTGCTGAGCCAGATACTGGGCCGGGTTCTGCTTGGCCAGCCGGGCGCAGTGGAGGAGCTCCCGCTGCAGTAGCGGCAGGTTGGCCTGTAGGGGGAGACGGTGGTTAGCGCTGGAGGTTGAAGCTGTTTTTTCAGTGTGTCAAGGTGCAGAGATACGGACGAGAAGCATGGCTTCTGCCAAGTGGGGAAACGGACGTCGGGGTTTCTGTAATATGGTCAAAAACGAGTGTTGGTGGTTATTCATCAAttcatcagtcagtcattcaTGAAAAAGCCTTTTTGTGACAGGTCTACTGAGGTAaagagctctcacacacacacacacacacacacacacacacacacacacacacacacgcaaggtgCTTTGCCGAACACTTGGTTGACCTTTGGAATTAGAAACTCTGAAGTTCCTTTTCAGTGAGAGCAGAAGATTATTTTGCTGTGTCACTTCCCCCTTCAGTGCACTGTTCCCCATTTCCATCAAGACCTCAGCTTCCTGTCACTGACCCAGCATGCATTAGTCCTCCCGGGGTCTCTCTGcaaaaaaagagaaggaaacaCAGAGTGCCACCTTCAAAGCAGAGGGGTCGGAAATAGCAGGTATTTTCACTCCTTTCTGTCTCGTCCTTTCATTCTGGTGGGGTAACGACAGCCGGATGGGGGATTGAGGGAAGGGGCACGGGAGGACGGGGGTGGTCCTGCTTTCTTCTGAAGACACTCTTGAGAGGTTTTGCCAGTTACGCCCGTGTGACTTCAAAGAAGCCTGATGGAGAGTTTTCCGCGGCGACACGATGAAAGGGTAGTGTCATTCTCGTTACGAAGTGGGGGAGTCAGAAAGGGGGCCATTGCACTGGCCTCTCCGAGAACGACGGTGGTTACTTTGTCGTGCTTTCTTTGTCCCCGCTCCTCTTCCCCTCGCTCCTAACCCTCTCGTTTTCTCTCGCACACACGGCTCGCActcttctcctcacccttctactcctcctctccctctccctttgtctttcgctctctgcctctctacgtTGTGGCTCTCCGATCCTCTCAAATGAACATGTTGCGGCAGGCGAAATTCGGCTGGTATGTCCACTTGCGTCCAAAGTCCAAACTGGTCCAATATTGAGGATGAGCTGTTGACTCCATATTTCACCACAACATAGTAGTAATCGACCTGCCGGCAGAGAAAAACGCAGATCGTTCTCTACTGTCCTTCCTCACAGCTGTCAGACTCAATGATCCATCTCTAGTTTACGACGGTAATTACCCTTCCGACTTCCCtctgagaaagaaaagaaaaatggatCGCTTTGACCCCGGTAAACGCTTGCCTGTGTTAATCAGGAGGTCCTCATAATTGCGACGTTCGTTTAGCCGAGTCATCTTCCCTTACGCACCAACCGGACTTGATGAGATTTGCTGGGACTGGATCAGAACTGGGCAAATCTTTCCGTATCGTGTTTACGGTGACGTGTTTATGATGCTATCCCACTataaatgcatacacacagaacAACCGCATTTTGTCGATGCTGTGAGGATTCAGCTTTTACTATCTAGGGTTGTAAAACAGTAATGCGTATGCAACATGTTAAACAAAATTGATTCTCCCATATAATGCACAtcaaaccctccctcccttcaacgTACACAGACGCGTGATGCTACTTTGCTATGGGCGATGTCCTGAAGGTGGTTTTCTCAGAACCTTGAAGTCACTGCAACACCAAAGCAAGCAACTTTACAATGGGGAGAAAAAAATGAGTAGGTAACATTAGCTTAATGAAtccccctccccgtccccgtccccacCTGTCCTGGTGCACATTGTTGCAGCTGGGCTTCTGCGTACCTATAAaagccccctcacacacacacgcacacacacacgcatctccCAACTCCCCCTCGCCATATGGTCCCAGGTATTAAAGGCTCCGTTGAGGGAAAGCACTAAAATTAGAcgagggagaacgagagagagaaagcgagagagcgcTAGGGAGAGGCGGAAAAAACCCAGAAAAGTTGCATCTTTGATTTCGGGCCCTCCCTTCCGACTCAGTGATACAGAGACCATAtggccaggagagagcaggggaatgagagagggagagagagagggagagagagagagagagagagagagagagagagagagagagagagagagagagagagagagagagagagaagacaataCAATAGAGGATAGAACGAGATAGAGACCCACGAAGGAAAGAAAAAGCGAGTATGGAGAAAGAAAGGTCCTGGTTCGCCTCACTATCCTCTCCACAACCAGTTAGACGTCTCTGTTGGGACCAATTTGGGGCAGGGCGTCCGATGGCCGCGATGGAGCTGAGAGTAATGTCACCGGGAGGCTAGGAGGCACAAGGCCCTCTGTGGTACCCGTGTCCAGGGACCGGGGACTGTGCGGTCTGGCTGTCGTAAATAACAACCGCGTTATGTCGCTGTCAATCAgagagtaggagggagggagggagggagggagaagagagggacagtGTGAGGCAGCGGGGGAGAGAGTGTATTTATAATATAAATCGCTTATTTACATTATTTATACATAGAGAGTTTTTTGGAGATCTTTAACCTATTCAGTGAAAGGTTTTGAGAGAGTCCAGTGAGAACGGTTCTATGTTCTCTGGTTTTCGATGTTTTCTATCCGTCAACAAAGATATGATCCCAGCCCGATCTGGACACGGCCCCACACAGCACCCACAGAGGGAGCCCTGTGCCTCCATACCTCCTATCCAGTTCCCACGCTCAACCAAAACAAAACCGGTTGCTGTCTTTCACCTGAGCACCATTACGGCTCACACATCATCCAATCTCAGTGGAAGATCACAATTTGCCTATCTGAGTGGTTCGAGTGATTGAATAGGGCATTGATACAAATCTTAAATTAGTCCAGAAGGTTTCTTTGAGTCCCTCAGTCTCAATAAACAGACAACgcaaatacgcacacacacacacacacacaaacacatccacacacacccacacacacagcccaagaTTTATGGAAATAACCCACGTCTCACTGACAAATGCAANNNNNNNNNNNNNNNNNNNNNNNNNNNNNNNNNNNNNNNNNNNNNNNNNNNNNNNNNNNNNNNNNNNNNNNNNNNNNNNNNNNNNNNNNNNNNNNNNNNNCTAACGTCGCTGGTTCAAAATGGCTCCCAGCCCCGGGGTGAGGGTTTCTGAGGCTGCGTGCTGGGGGGATCGACGCCGCTTCTGCCGCATGCTCCGTTTGACACACAGGAAAGTCGACGGCACGATATTCACACCGAGCATTTCGTAAATGTGCGTGCCATTACCAACCACGCTCTATTACCAACTACCTAATGCCTTCTGCATCTCTCATcttctgtccctccccccctctccccccccctcccccctcctgtgtGATGTGGat
This genomic window from Hypomesus transpacificus isolate Combined female chromosome 4, fHypTra1, whole genome shotgun sequence contains:
- the runx1t1 gene encoding protein CBFA2T1, yielding MRQKRRRSPQHAASETLTPGLGAILNQRPRPHSPRSLDTGTTEGLVPPSLPANLPLLQRELLHCARLAKQNPAQYLAQHEQLLLDTSTSSPVDSSELMLDVNDNGKRRTPDRTKENGFGPERDSLHAEHPNKRPCTISPGQRFSPSNGLSSYQPNGGLAHPTPPPPHPHPPPHPPQHYRLDDMAIAHHYRDSPYRHPPNHNHNHRGGGGGGGGGELRERPRPLGMHGGSRQEEVIDHRLTEREWAEEWKHLDHLLNCIMDMVEKTRRSLTVLRRCQEADREELNYWIRRYSDAEDLKKGTGSSQSRQQSPAGQETATPEIHRELMHRPVSGYVPEEIWKKAEEAVNEVKRQAMSELQKAVAEAERKAHDMISTERAKMERTVAEAKRQAAEDALTVINQQEDSSESCWNCGRKASETCSGCNTARYCGSFCQHKDWEKHHHVCGQTLQAQQQQQGGGAAPGPETPAPVSSSSATPSSGAGSPAATPPANATPRSATPGTPSTALETAAR